One genomic region from Rosa rugosa chromosome 1, drRosRugo1.1, whole genome shotgun sequence encodes:
- the LOC133713654 gene encoding uncharacterized protein LOC133713654, whose product MRTALITDLLLLENHLPWRVFNCLLHLTSEADKFPLPKLTLKYFEGYTMGTYPQANAALENKHLLDFLGNCLQGSSAESAVFENYSQRRPSIPSVTELDYFGIRFKLGGSNDVCNGTFRNGFLTIPPLSVQENGESLFRNLRAYAQLEPSNKSKLISYFVLLDDLIKCEKDLALLNEKEIIANFRHDR is encoded by the coding sequence ATGCGCACTGCACTTATAACCGACTTGCTTTTACTTGAAAACCACCTTCCTTGGAGAGTTTTTAACTGTTTGCTTCACCTCACCTCCGAAGCTGATAAGTTTCCTCTTCCTAAGCTTACTCTAAAGTACTTTGAGGGGTACACAATGGGGACATATCCACAGGCTAATGCAGCATTAGAAAATAAACATTTGCTGGACTTTTTAGGTAATTGTTTACAAGGATCTTCTGCTGAATCTGCAGTGTTTGAGAACTATAGCCAGAGGCGCCCCTCGATCCCCTCTGTGACAGAGCTTGATTATTTTGGTATTCGGTTTAAGCTTGGAGGCAGTAATGACGTGTGCAATGGAACATTCAGGAATGGATTTCTGACGATTCCACCATTATCAGTTCAAGAGAATGGAGAATCTCTCTTTAGAAACCTCAGAGCCTATGCACAGTTGGAACCAAGTAATAAGAGTAAATTGATCTCTTATTTTGTGTTGTTAGATGACCTTATTAAGTGCGAAAAAGATCTGGCGTTACTTAATGAAAAGGAAATTATTGCAAACTTCCGGCATGATCGATGA